One part of the Acidobacteriota bacterium genome encodes these proteins:
- a CDS encoding GAF domain-containing protein, which yields MAPSTSAEMIGQLRGVLEQASGLVGRLEENLRASSDSSVGLAANDKVVELQQRLELAEGDIQELSSRLVDSEHHAGRLMNLYVATFQLHATLDPEEVQETIAEIAINLLGAEHFVLLLRKGSGSECEVALATGEHLGSDGLYSGGRYLGGDAMVDATLEDGVLRIGPEKGSRALAAVPLRVEDEIVGALVLLKLLDHKPVLRAEDRDLLDLLSAHAAIALFAARLFATKDRKLRTLESLVKLAQGE from the coding sequence ATGGCTCCGTCGACCAGCGCCGAGATGATCGGTCAGCTGCGCGGCGTGCTGGAGCAGGCGTCCGGTCTCGTCGGCCGCCTGGAGGAGAACCTGCGGGCATCCTCGGACTCTTCCGTCGGACTGGCGGCCAACGACAAGGTGGTGGAGCTGCAACAGCGGTTGGAGCTGGCGGAAGGCGATATCCAAGAACTTTCTTCGCGCTTGGTGGACTCGGAGCACCACGCCGGCCGGCTGATGAATCTTTACGTGGCTACCTTCCAGCTGCACGCCACCCTCGATCCGGAAGAGGTTCAGGAGACTATCGCCGAGATCGCCATCAATCTCCTGGGCGCCGAGCACTTCGTTCTGCTGCTGCGCAAGGGGTCGGGCTCGGAGTGCGAGGTGGCCCTGGCTACCGGCGAGCACCTGGGCTCCGACGGGTTGTATAGCGGCGGACGGTATCTGGGGGGCGACGCCATGGTGGATGCGACCCTGGAAGACGGCGTGCTGCGCATCGGCCCGGAGAAGGGCTCGCGGGCTTTGGCGGCGGTTCCTCTACGGGTGGAAGACGAGATCGTCGGGGCCCTGGTGCTGCTCAAGCTGTTGGATCACAAGCCGGTGCTGCGGGCCGAGGACCGGGATCTCCTCGACTTGCTCTCGGCCCACGCCGCGATCGCGCTCTTCGCCGCGCGCCTGTTCGCAACCAAGGATCGCAAGCTGCGTACTCTGGAGAGCCTGGTGAAGCTGGCGCAAGGCGAATGA